In the genome of Gloeotrichia echinulata CP02, one region contains:
- the phnD gene encoding phosphonate ABC transporter substrate-binding protein, with protein sequence MRRRLFLEQASLFAGSLASTQIISAVSDNWMESADAAGPLKELNFGIISTESQANQRPLWEPFIAALSKSIGIPVKAFYATQYAGVIEAMRFNQVQIAWYGGKSYIEAAKIANAEAFAQTVSSDGKRGYYAHLIANKQNPITAIAKKQGGDKYVVNNAAKLTFAFNEPNSTSGFLVPSYYVFAKNNIDPKKAFKRLIFAGSHEATALAVANNQIDVATNNNESLERLEKTNSEARKKIEIIWTSPIIPSDPIAYRKDLPEDVKKKLRNFFYGFKDKKILEPLQWSALVPANDKTWNPIRELDLAKKILDLQAKETLSDADKKKLAELNQQLRAIQKR encoded by the coding sequence ATGAGAAGACGCTTATTTTTGGAACAAGCTTCTTTATTTGCCGGCTCTTTAGCAAGTACTCAAATAATCTCTGCTGTTTCTGATAATTGGATGGAATCAGCAGACGCGGCTGGACCTTTGAAAGAACTTAATTTTGGGATTATTTCCACAGAATCTCAAGCTAATCAAAGACCTCTTTGGGAACCTTTCATTGCAGCTTTATCAAAATCAATTGGGATTCCCGTCAAGGCTTTTTATGCTACTCAATATGCAGGCGTAATTGAAGCCATGCGTTTTAATCAAGTGCAAATAGCTTGGTATGGTGGCAAATCTTATATTGAAGCTGCAAAAATTGCCAATGCGGAAGCATTTGCTCAGACTGTAAGCTCTGATGGCAAAAGAGGCTACTATGCTCATTTAATTGCCAACAAACAAAATCCCATTACCGCCATTGCTAAAAAGCAAGGTGGTGATAAGTATGTGGTGAATAACGCCGCTAAATTGACCTTTGCTTTCAACGAACCTAACTCGACATCCGGATTTTTGGTGCCGAGTTATTATGTGTTTGCAAAAAACAATATCGATCCCAAAAAAGCCTTTAAGCGTTTGATTTTTGCTGGTAGCCACGAAGCCACTGCTCTGGCTGTTGCGAATAATCAGATAGATGTTGCTACTAACAATAACGAGTCTTTAGAGCGCCTAGAAAAAACTAATTCTGAAGCTCGCAAGAAGATTGAAATCATCTGGACATCACCCATAATTCCTAGTGATCCAATTGCGTATCGCAAAGATTTACCAGAAGATGTGAAAAAGAAATTACGTAATTTCTTCTACGGTTTCAAAGATAAGAAAATTCTCGAACCCCTACAATGGTCTGCTTTGGTTCCAGCTAATGACAAAACTTGGAATCCCATTCGCGAATTAGATTTGGCTAAAAAAATTCTAGATTTGCAAGCCAAAGAAACTTTGAGCGATGCAGATAAAAAGAAATTGGCTGAGTTAAATCAGCAACTCAGAGCAATTCAAAAACGTTAA
- the phnC gene encoding phosphonate ABC transporter ATP-binding protein, whose product MANTVAIQVTNLSKSFKGKPALKSVSCTITEGEMVALVGASGSGKSTLLRHLNGLQNGDAGTVAIFGSNLQSDGKLHSKIRSLRSHIGCIFQQFNLVNRLTVIENVLIGNLSRLSVVRSAFHLFTQAEKIQALSALERVGILEQAYKRASMLSGGQQQRVAIARCLVQGAKIILADEPIASLDPESARKVMELLVDLNQQSGITVVASLHQIQMVRSYFNRAVALRAGEVMFDGSTIELNDTKLNELYGTAAEELVMKGHGEFLG is encoded by the coding sequence ATGGCAAATACAGTTGCAATCCAAGTTACTAATTTATCCAAAAGTTTCAAAGGTAAACCCGCTCTAAAGTCCGTATCCTGCACAATTACAGAAGGGGAGATGGTTGCTCTAGTAGGTGCATCTGGTTCGGGTAAGTCTACACTACTACGCCATCTCAATGGCTTGCAGAATGGGGATGCAGGAACGGTGGCAATTTTTGGGAGTAATCTACAGAGCGATGGGAAATTACACTCAAAAATCAGGTCTTTGCGGAGTCATATCGGCTGTATTTTTCAACAGTTCAATTTAGTGAATCGGCTAACAGTAATCGAAAACGTTCTCATCGGGAACTTATCGCGATTGTCTGTGGTACGTTCGGCGTTTCATTTATTTACTCAAGCAGAGAAAATTCAAGCTCTATCTGCATTAGAGAGAGTGGGAATTTTAGAACAGGCTTATAAGCGAGCTTCGATGCTTTCTGGCGGACAACAACAACGAGTGGCGATCGCCCGTTGTCTAGTTCAAGGAGCCAAAATCATCCTAGCAGATGAACCTATAGCCTCCCTCGATCCAGAATCAGCACGCAAAGTCATGGAGTTGCTGGTTGATTTAAATCAACAAAGCGGAATCACAGTAGTAGCTTCCTTACACCAGATTCAAATGGTGCGTAGCTACTTTAACCGTGCTGTGGCGCTCAGAGCAGGTGAAGTGATGTTTGATGGTAGCACCATCGAACTCAATGATACCAAACTCAATGAACTTTATGGTACAGCAGCAGAAGAACTCGTCATGAAAGGACATGGGGAGTTTCTGGGGTAA